The following proteins come from a genomic window of Pelmatolapia mariae isolate MD_Pm_ZW linkage group LG17, Pm_UMD_F_2, whole genome shotgun sequence:
- the LOC134646724 gene encoding uncharacterized protein LOC134646724 produces MVAGGRFGALLLSGKRFQIIRILREQVESLNAAKDELGVDDDTLQQWVADVQKWAEESDQTDGSLGALQARIEELVVIIRVRTQSLYRQNDSNKRRHRIRKVILVEKKRLAAAVDDYNKLAEPTKQIVSSDALMQTDIWPWQSTSEPAADLQTKRKIFEKVMAVRRLREEEMILCREMRHHWTVLRMRSVVLGTISSDSSLVGMSEDAQKGLCSLVLKKQSELKAEMLKVKDTYKRILSHQPLLEMDSEEEEDIPDDATESDLSTSDED; encoded by the exons ATGGTTGCAGGGGGACGCTTTGGAGCTCTGCTGCTCAGCGGCAAAAGATTTCAG ATCATAAGGATCCTTAGAGAACAAGTGGAGAGCCTGAATGCGGCCAAAGATGAGCTGGGTGTGGATGACGACACACTGCAGCAATGGGTGGCCGATGTGCAGAAATGGGCTGAAG AAAGTGATCAAACTGATGGCAGCCTTGGAGCGTTGCAGGCACGAATAGAGGAGCTTGTCGTCATCATCAGAGTGCGAACACAAAGTCTTTACAGACAAAATG ATAGCAACAAGAGGCGACACAGAATTCGCAAGGTCATCTTAGTTGAGAAGAAACGCTTGGCGGCTGCTGTTGACGACTACAACAAGCTTGCTGAACCAACAAAGCAAATCGTATCCAGTGATGCCCTCATGCAGACCGACATTTGGCCCTGGCAGAGCACAAGTGAAC CTGCTGCAGACCtccagacaaagagaaagatcTTTGAGAAGGTGATGGCTGTGAGGcgcctgagagaggaggagatgatcCTTTGCAGGGAGATGCGGCATCACTGGACAGTGTTGCGAATGCGATCTGTGGTGTTGGGGACAATCTCCTCAGACT CCTCCCTTGTTGGCATGTCGGAGGATGCACAGAAGGGACTCTGTAgcctggttttaaaaaaacaaagtgaactgAAAGCTGAAATGCTCAAAGTAAAGGACACGTACAAGAGAATCCTCAGCCACCAACCACTCCTGGAAATGGActcggaggaggaggaagacattCCAGACGATGCCACTGAGAGTGATTTGAGCACTTCTGATGAAGACTGA